The following proteins are co-located in the Mesorhizobium sp. M1E.F.Ca.ET.045.02.1.1 genome:
- the lnt gene encoding apolipoprotein N-acyltransferase has translation MQRFAGRIILLWGWRRALVAFAAGALAVLAQAPYDFFAACFVSFPVLVWLLDGSTGEGSDGWLRRLRPAFAIGWWFGFGYFLAGLWWIGQALLVEADSFAWALPFAVVGIPFALAFFYGFAAVVARLFWSSDIGRIAALAFGFGLAEWLRDFLFTGFPWNAVGYAAMPVPLLMQSVSVTGMIGMNALAVFVFSLPALVAARRHLMLGLVLFVTLVAAHVGFGYFRLAVPAEPATRSIDVRIVQPAVDLSEKWNASVRDRIFATLMGISAKAPDQGHARPQLILWPETSVPFLFTERPDALTALGDMLSDGQMLIAGVVREEGGSGSAGSSRYYNSVVAINDKGEIVDAVDKVHLVPFGEYLPFEGLFERFGIGQLVAGPMNFAAGNERHSIAVPNGLRAVPFICYEVIFPDLVAADAASSELIVNVTNDAWFGDTPGPYQHFRQAQVRAVENGLPLLRAANNGISAIVDSRGRIVDALAVDARGAIDAHVPVSGRALLPAGQRRINGLLIMLLFALAAFTLNVRQRLRVN, from the coding sequence ATGCAGCGCTTTGCCGGCCGGATAATTCTGCTGTGGGGGTGGCGGCGGGCGCTGGTGGCGTTTGCCGCCGGAGCGCTCGCGGTGCTCGCCCAGGCGCCCTACGATTTCTTCGCTGCCTGCTTCGTCTCGTTTCCGGTGCTCGTCTGGCTGCTCGACGGCTCAACGGGCGAAGGCTCAGACGGTTGGCTGCGCCGCCTTCGGCCGGCTTTCGCCATCGGCTGGTGGTTCGGTTTCGGCTATTTCCTCGCCGGCCTGTGGTGGATCGGCCAGGCCCTTCTCGTCGAGGCCGACAGCTTCGCCTGGGCCTTGCCCTTCGCCGTGGTCGGCATCCCCTTCGCGCTCGCCTTTTTCTACGGCTTCGCGGCGGTCGTGGCTCGGCTTTTCTGGAGCAGCGATATCGGCCGCATAGCGGCGCTCGCCTTCGGCTTCGGCCTCGCCGAGTGGCTGCGCGACTTCCTCTTCACCGGCTTTCCGTGGAATGCCGTCGGCTACGCCGCGATGCCGGTGCCGCTCCTGATGCAGAGCGTGTCGGTGACAGGCATGATCGGTATGAACGCGCTTGCCGTCTTCGTCTTTTCGCTTCCCGCTCTTGTCGCCGCGCGTCGGCACCTGATGCTGGGCCTTGTCCTGTTCGTCACCCTTGTCGCCGCGCATGTCGGCTTCGGCTATTTCAGGCTTGCCGTCCCGGCCGAGCCGGCAACCCGCTCGATCGACGTCCGCATCGTCCAGCCCGCCGTCGATCTCAGCGAGAAATGGAACGCCTCGGTGCGCGACCGCATCTTCGCCACGCTGATGGGGATATCGGCAAAGGCGCCGGATCAGGGCCATGCCAGGCCGCAACTGATCCTGTGGCCGGAAACATCCGTGCCGTTCCTGTTCACCGAGCGTCCCGACGCGCTGACGGCGCTGGGCGACATGCTGAGCGATGGCCAGATGCTGATCGCCGGCGTCGTGCGCGAGGAGGGCGGCTCGGGGAGTGCCGGCAGCAGCCGTTATTACAATTCCGTGGTGGCGATCAACGACAAGGGCGAGATCGTCGATGCCGTCGACAAGGTGCATCTGGTGCCGTTCGGGGAGTATCTGCCCTTTGAGGGCCTGTTCGAGCGTTTCGGCATCGGCCAGCTCGTCGCCGGGCCGATGAATTTCGCCGCCGGCAACGAGCGGCATTCGATCGCGGTGCCGAATGGCCTGCGGGCGGTTCCGTTTATCTGCTACGAGGTCATTTTTCCCGATCTTGTGGCGGCTGATGCTGCATCATCCGAACTTATTGTGAATGTGACCAACGACGCCTGGTTTGGCGACACGCCAGGTCCGTACCAGCACTTCAGGCAGGCGCAGGTCCGTGCGGTGGAGAACGGATTGCCTTTGTTGCGTGCGGCCAACAACGGCATCTCCGCCATTGTCGATTCGCGCGGGCGTATCGTCGATGCTTTGGCTGTCGACGCGCGCGGCGCCATCGATGCGCATGTGCCGGTTTCTGGGCGCGCCCTCCTGCCCGCCGGCCAGCGGCGCATTAACGGATTGCTGATCATGTTGCTCTTTGCCCTTGCGGCCTTCACATTGAATGTAAGGCAGCGGCTACGGGTGAATTGA
- a CDS encoding VOC family protein, whose amino-acid sequence MPVDDPFKHAVLGSGAFYRDPRAALAWLQAAFGFEPSMVVSDADGRLVHAEMRFGEGYIIVDSEWVEHIASPASVGGKNTQSVYIRLREGLDAHCEKARMAGAEIIEEPVDHFYGERQYRACDPEGHVWTFTQTMRVVSKEEAEQLSGLRIDGWHR is encoded by the coding sequence ATGCCGGTCGACGACCCGTTCAAGCACGCAGTCCTGGGCTCCGGCGCCTTCTATCGCGATCCGCGCGCGGCTCTGGCGTGGCTTCAGGCAGCCTTCGGTTTCGAGCCCAGCATGGTGGTGAGCGATGCCGACGGGCGGCTCGTCCATGCCGAAATGCGGTTCGGCGAGGGCTACATCATCGTCGATTCCGAATGGGTCGAGCATATTGCCAGCCCGGCCTCGGTCGGCGGCAAGAACACCCAGTCGGTTTACATCCGTCTGCGGGAAGGCCTCGACGCTCATTGCGAAAAAGCGCGCATGGCGGGGGCCGAAATCATTGAGGAGCCCGTCGATCATTTCTACGGCGAAAGGCAATACCGGGCTTGCGATCCCGAAGGCCACGTATGGACATTCACCCAGACCATGCGCGTGGTCTCGAAGGAAGAGGCCGAGCAGCTGAGCGGCCTGCGGATCGATGGCTGGCATCGTTGA
- a CDS encoding hemolysin family protein, which translates to MNDKPETAARPEAGSAAKPSEKTEDGSSPSIPTGSAAAEPSHAGPSLFDRVLGLFRHRNGTNLREEIAGALAETASDAESFSPGERAMLNNILRLREVRVEDVMVPRADIEAVEITTSLGDLLGLFEQSGHSRMPVYSETLDDPRGMVHIRDVLAHITKVARVKKGRANRKTPTPTVLDLAQVDLARTIGDLDLIRPVLFVPPSMLASDLMGRMQTTRTQMALVIDEYGGTDGLASLEDIVEMVVGDIEDEHDDDEPMITQAGDGVFVVDGKAEIDEVAKMIGEDFAAGEHGEYVDTIGGMIFNTLGRVPARGEVVQAIPGFEFHVLDADPRRVKRVRIVQSPKGERQRRRAARTEQA; encoded by the coding sequence ATGAACGACAAACCAGAAACTGCCGCCCGTCCGGAAGCTGGCAGTGCGGCCAAGCCTTCCGAAAAGACGGAAGACGGCTCCAGTCCGAGTATTCCGACCGGCAGCGCGGCCGCTGAGCCCTCGCATGCCGGTCCTTCGCTCTTCGATCGCGTGCTTGGCCTGTTCCGGCACCGCAACGGCACCAACCTGCGCGAGGAGATCGCCGGCGCGCTGGCCGAGACGGCGAGCGATGCCGAATCCTTTTCGCCCGGCGAGCGCGCCATGCTCAACAACATCCTGCGGCTGCGCGAGGTGCGCGTCGAGGATGTGATGGTGCCCCGCGCCGACATCGAAGCGGTCGAGATCACCACGTCGCTCGGCGATCTGCTTGGCCTTTTCGAGCAGTCCGGCCATTCCCGCATGCCGGTCTATTCCGAAACGCTCGACGATCCGCGCGGCATGGTCCACATCCGCGACGTTCTTGCCCACATCACCAAGGTCGCCCGCGTCAAGAAGGGCCGCGCGAACAGGAAGACCCCGACGCCGACCGTTCTCGATCTCGCCCAGGTCGATCTCGCGCGCACCATAGGCGATCTCGACCTGATCCGCCCGGTGCTGTTCGTGCCGCCCTCCATGCTTGCCTCCGACCTGATGGGGCGCATGCAGACGACCCGCACCCAGATGGCGCTCGTCATCGACGAATATGGCGGCACCGACGGCCTCGCCTCGCTGGAGGACATCGTCGAGATGGTGGTCGGCGACATCGAGGACGAGCACGACGACGACGAGCCGATGATCACCCAGGCCGGCGACGGCGTATTCGTTGTCGACGGCAAGGCCGAGATCGACGAGGTCGCCAAGATGATCGGCGAGGATTTCGCCGCCGGCGAGCATGGCGAATATGTCGACACCATCGGCGGCATGATCTTCAACACGCTTGGCCGGGTCCCGGCCCGAGGCGAGGTGGTGCAGGCCATACCGGGCTTCGAATTCCACGTGCTCGACGCCGACCCGCGCCGCGTCAAGCGGGTGCGCATCGTGCAGAGCCCGAAGGGCGAACGGCAGCGCCGCCGCGCGGCACGCACCGAGCAGGCCTGA
- the ybeY gene encoding rRNA maturation RNase YbeY, whose product MAENPGSSGETPLDIDIFIEAGDWPEEAELARLVDRAAAAALAEAGSNGASELSIVFSDDAHIQTLNAEWRGKDKPTNVLSFPAFSFPKGGKLPPMLGDIVLASETVAREATLEDKPLANHITHLVIHGLLHLLGYDHETDAEAEEMEAIERAALARLAIPDPYA is encoded by the coding sequence ATGGCTGAAAATCCGGGATCCAGCGGCGAGACGCCGCTCGACATCGATATTTTCATCGAGGCCGGCGACTGGCCCGAGGAAGCGGAGTTGGCACGACTGGTAGATCGAGCGGCCGCCGCCGCCCTTGCCGAGGCCGGCTCGAACGGCGCCTCGGAGCTCAGCATCGTTTTTTCCGACGACGCCCATATCCAGACCCTCAACGCCGAATGGCGCGGCAAGGACAAACCGACCAACGTCTTGTCTTTTCCGGCTTTTTCCTTCCCGAAAGGAGGCAAGCTGCCGCCGATGCTGGGCGACATCGTGCTGGCCTCCGAGACGGTCGCGCGTGAGGCCACCCTGGAAGACAAGCCGCTGGCGAACCATATCACCCATCTCGTCATCCATGGCCTGCTGCATCTTCTGGGCTATGATCACGAGACCGACGCCGAGGCCGAGGAGATGGAAGCAATCGAGCGCGCGGCGCTTGCGAGGCTTGCCATTCCCGATCCCTACGCGTAA
- a CDS encoding PhoH family protein: MAHIVLTFDNNKLASALYGQFDENLARLEQKLGVDIRSRGNQLAIKGSASAAEQARRALDTLYGILQKGVDIGQSDVDGAVRMAIAADDQLTLPTMERKGKVSAAQIATRKRTIYARSLNQDAYMRALERSEMVFGIGPAGTGKTYLAVAHAAMLLERGMVERIVLSRPAVEAGERLGFLPGDMKEKVDPYLRPLYDALYDMMPADKVERAIAAEVIEIAPLAFMRGRTLAHAAVILDEAQNTTPMQMKMFLTRLGENSRMIVTGDPTQIDLPPNTKSGLVEALRILDGVPGIVTVRFNEGDVVRHPLVAEIVKAYDRDGKLARGLGAEN, translated from the coding sequence ATGGCGCACATCGTACTGACCTTCGACAACAACAAGCTTGCCAGCGCCCTCTACGGCCAGTTCGACGAGAACCTGGCCCGGCTCGAGCAGAAGCTCGGTGTCGACATCCGCTCGCGCGGCAACCAACTTGCGATCAAGGGCTCGGCTTCCGCCGCCGAGCAGGCGCGCCGCGCGCTGGATACGCTCTACGGCATCCTGCAGAAGGGCGTCGACATCGGCCAGTCCGACGTCGACGGCGCCGTGCGCATGGCGATCGCCGCCGACGACCAGCTGACGCTGCCGACCATGGAGCGCAAGGGCAAGGTCTCGGCCGCCCAGATCGCGACACGCAAGCGCACGATCTATGCCCGCTCGCTCAACCAGGACGCCTATATGCGGGCGCTGGAGCGCTCCGAAATGGTCTTCGGCATCGGCCCGGCCGGCACCGGCAAGACCTATCTGGCGGTGGCGCACGCGGCGATGCTGCTCGAGCGCGGCATGGTCGAGCGCATCGTGCTCTCGCGCCCGGCGGTCGAAGCCGGCGAGCGACTGGGCTTCCTGCCCGGCGACATGAAGGAGAAGGTCGATCCGTATCTGCGGCCCCTCTATGATGCGCTCTACGACATGATGCCGGCCGACAAGGTCGAGCGGGCGATCGCCGCCGAGGTCATCGAGATCGCGCCTTTGGCCTTCATGCGCGGCCGCACGCTGGCGCATGCGGCGGTGATCCTCGACGAGGCGCAGAACACCACGCCGATGCAGATGAAGATGTTCCTGACCCGTCTCGGCGAGAACTCGCGCATGATCGTCACCGGCGATCCGACGCAGATCGACCTGCCGCCCAACACCAAGTCGGGCCTGGTCGAGGCGCTGCGCATCCTCGACGGCGTGCCGGGCATCGTCACGGTCCGCTTCAACGAGGGCGACGTCGTGCGCCATCCGCTGGTCGCCGAGATCGTCAAGGCCTATGATCGCGACGGCAAGCTGGCGAGAGGCTTGGGCGCCGAGAACTAG
- the miaB gene encoding tRNA (N6-isopentenyl adenosine(37)-C2)-methylthiotransferase MiaB, giving the protein MELNTIESHDIGTAPEREPAPVRAAKKVFVKTYGCQMNVYDSQRMTDALAADGYVATDAVEDADLVLLNTCHIREKAAEKVYSELGRIRDMKAERAEAGRELLIGVAGCVAQAEGAEIIRRAPAVDLVIGPQTYHRLPDVLARVRGGGKIVETDYAVEDKFEHLPQPRRAEVAKRGVTAFLTVQEGCDKFCTFCVVPYTRGSEVSRPVAQIVAEARRLAEAGVREVTLLGQNVNAWHGEGEDGEEWGLGRLLFRLAEIPGLARLRYTTSHPRDMDDELIAAHRDLPALMPYLHLPVQSGSDRILKAMNRRHTARDYLALIERIRAARGDIAMSGDFIVGFPGETDEDFEATLELVREVNYASAFTFKYSPRPGTPGAEMDDHVPEAVKDERLQRLQSLINEQQQSFIAGLVGRTVGTLIEKPGRRPGQKVGRSPWLQPVIVDDKAGGIGDIIDVRITKTGQNSLFAELA; this is encoded by the coding sequence ATGGAATTGAACACGATCGAAAGTCACGACATCGGCACGGCGCCTGAACGCGAGCCGGCGCCTGTCAGGGCGGCGAAGAAGGTCTTCGTCAAGACTTATGGCTGCCAGATGAATGTCTACGATTCCCAGCGCATGACCGATGCGCTGGCCGCCGACGGCTATGTCGCGACCGACGCCGTCGAGGATGCCGATCTGGTGCTGCTCAACACCTGCCATATTCGCGAGAAGGCGGCCGAAAAGGTCTATTCCGAGCTTGGCCGCATCCGCGACATGAAGGCCGAGCGCGCCGAGGCCGGCCGCGAATTGCTGATCGGCGTCGCCGGCTGCGTGGCGCAGGCCGAAGGCGCCGAGATCATCCGCCGCGCGCCCGCGGTCGACCTCGTCATCGGCCCGCAAACCTATCACCGGCTGCCCGACGTTCTGGCAAGGGTCCGCGGCGGCGGAAAGATCGTCGAGACCGACTACGCGGTCGAGGACAAGTTCGAGCATCTGCCGCAGCCGAGGCGCGCCGAAGTGGCAAAGCGCGGCGTCACCGCCTTCCTCACCGTGCAGGAAGGCTGCGACAAGTTCTGCACCTTCTGCGTCGTGCCCTATACGCGTGGCTCGGAAGTCTCGCGGCCGGTGGCGCAGATCGTCGCCGAGGCAAGGCGCCTGGCCGAGGCCGGCGTACGCGAGGTGACGCTGCTCGGCCAGAACGTCAACGCCTGGCACGGCGAGGGCGAAGACGGCGAGGAATGGGGTCTTGGCCGGCTGCTCTTCCGCCTGGCGGAAATCCCCGGCCTGGCGCGGCTGCGCTACACCACCAGCCATCCGCGCGACATGGATGACGAATTGATCGCCGCGCACCGTGACCTGCCCGCCCTGATGCCCTATCTGCATTTACCGGTGCAGTCTGGTTCCGACCGGATACTCAAGGCGATGAATCGCAGGCATACGGCACGCGACTATCTGGCACTCATCGAGCGCATCCGCGCGGCGCGCGGCGATATCGCCATGTCGGGCGACTTCATCGTCGGCTTCCCCGGCGAGACGGACGAGGATTTCGAGGCGACGCTCGAGCTGGTGCGAGAGGTGAATTACGCTTCGGCCTTCACGTTCAAATATTCGCCGCGTCCCGGCACGCCGGGCGCCGAGATGGACGATCATGTGCCCGAAGCGGTGAAGGATGAGCGGCTGCAGCGCCTGCAGTCGTTGATCAACGAGCAGCAGCAGAGTTTCATCGCCGGCCTGGTCGGCCGCACCGTCGGCACGCTAATCGAGAAGCCGGGTCGTCGGCCCGGTCAGAAAGTCGGCCGCTCGCCATGGCTGCAGCCTGTTATTGTTGACGACAAGGCCGGCGGAATCGGTGACATTATTGACGTGCGAATCACGAAGACAGGTCAAAACAGCCTGTTCGCCGAGTTGGCCTGA
- a CDS encoding lysophospholipid acyltransferase family protein, with protein sequence MIRKLRIFMAFGLVAAGTLVMVPLQLLSMKTGLWPETVVLKIWHGMILKALGMRVHVKGALSKERPLLIAANHISWTDIMVLGSFVDVKFIARADMKGWPMIGMLSKLQRTVFIERERKRSSGDQASEIARRMAKGDAMVLFAEGSTGDGNLVLPFKSTLFGAASMAISEGAADHVFIQPVAIAYTRVHGVPMGRRHRPMASWIGDQDLMPHLKVLLAEGAVDAEVHLGEPVPFAKGSSRKETARLMEAKVREMMQAALADPRPSR encoded by the coding sequence ATGATCAGGAAATTGCGGATTTTCATGGCGTTCGGCCTCGTCGCCGCCGGCACGCTGGTGATGGTGCCGCTGCAGCTCCTGTCGATGAAGACCGGGCTCTGGCCGGAAACGGTCGTCCTGAAGATCTGGCACGGCATGATCCTCAAGGCGCTCGGCATGCGCGTGCACGTGAAGGGCGCGCTGTCGAAGGAGCGCCCCTTGCTCATCGCGGCCAATCACATCTCCTGGACCGACATCATGGTGCTCGGCTCGTTTGTCGATGTGAAGTTCATCGCCAGGGCGGACATGAAAGGCTGGCCGATGATCGGCATGCTGTCCAAGCTGCAGCGCACCGTCTTCATCGAGCGCGAACGCAAGCGCAGCTCCGGCGACCAGGCGAGCGAGATCGCCAGGCGCATGGCCAAGGGCGACGCCATGGTGCTGTTTGCCGAGGGCTCGACCGGCGACGGCAATCTGGTGCTGCCGTTCAAGAGCACCTTGTTCGGCGCTGCCTCGATGGCGATCTCGGAAGGGGCCGCGGACCATGTGTTCATCCAGCCGGTGGCGATCGCCTATACCCGGGTGCATGGGGTGCCGATGGGCCGCCGCCACCGACCGATGGCCTCCTGGATCGGCGATCAGGACCTGATGCCGCATCTGAAGGTCCTGCTTGCCGAAGGCGCTGTCGATGCCGAGGTGCATCTTGGCGAACCGGTGCCGTTCGCCAAAGGCTCGAGCCGCAAGGAAACGGCAAGATTGATGGAAGCGAAGGTGCGCGAGATGATGCAGGCCGCGCTCGCCGACCCACGTCCCAGCCGCTAG
- the rimI gene encoding ribosomal protein S18-alanine N-acetyltransferase yields the protein MRIPFFQPRRRDYALEPLTVADSAAVSVLHREDFVRPWTDGEFAALLEQDTVFGFAARETGQGAKPPVGFVLARLAAGEGEILTVAVARAHRRQGLGWQLMDAVLRELHAQRAEALFLEVDETNAPAIALYRRLGFRQVGQRPNYYRSTEHGPTGALVMRRDLR from the coding sequence ATGCGCATCCCTTTCTTTCAGCCGCGCCGCAGGGACTATGCGCTGGAGCCGCTGACGGTCGCCGACAGCGCCGCCGTCTCGGTGCTGCATCGCGAGGATTTCGTCCGCCCCTGGACCGATGGCGAATTCGCGGCGCTCCTCGAACAGGACACCGTGTTCGGTTTCGCAGCGCGCGAGACCGGACAGGGGGCAAAACCTCCAGTCGGGTTCGTGCTGGCGCGGCTCGCGGCGGGCGAGGGCGAGATCCTGACGGTCGCCGTCGCCCGCGCGCATCGCCGCCAGGGGCTCGGCTGGCAATTGATGGACGCGGTACTGCGCGAACTGCACGCGCAGCGCGCCGAGGCGCTCTTCCTCGAGGTCGACGAGACCAATGCGCCGGCGATCGCGCTCTACCGCAGGCTCGGCTTCCGCCAGGTCGGCCAGCGTCCGAACTACTACCGGTCGACCGAGCACGGCCCAACCGGCGCGCTTGTCATGCGCCGCGATCTTCGCTAG
- the tsaB gene encoding tRNA (adenosine(37)-N6)-threonylcarbamoyltransferase complex dimerization subunit type 1 TsaB gives MKLLAIDCAANLCAACVYDAGAGIELGRHVLDLGKGHAEHLMAAIEAALKAGGIGYQDLDAVAVSIGPGSFTGLRVGVSTARGLALALKIPAIGVTTLEALAAEAANTFPGRAVLAALDAGREELHAALFDKALVLTYGPAVATLSEATAMAVDATAVLAGTAAPQIAAAAEGTFDIGPVAATAEIATYARLAAAKGPGEKPKPLYLRGADAKPQAGFILPRQHHDPQKRNPRGKQS, from the coding sequence ATGAAGCTGCTCGCCATCGACTGCGCCGCCAATCTCTGCGCCGCCTGCGTCTATGATGCGGGCGCGGGTATCGAGCTTGGCCGCCATGTGCTCGACCTCGGCAAGGGGCACGCCGAGCATTTGATGGCCGCCATCGAGGCCGCCTTGAAAGCCGGTGGGATCGGCTATCAAGACCTGGATGCCGTCGCCGTCTCGATCGGGCCCGGTTCCTTCACCGGCCTGCGCGTCGGCGTCTCGACCGCGCGCGGCCTGGCGCTGGCCCTGAAGATCCCGGCCATCGGCGTGACGACCCTGGAAGCGCTGGCGGCGGAGGCCGCAAATACCTTTCCTGGCCGCGCCGTGCTTGCCGCGCTCGATGCCGGCCGAGAGGAGCTCCATGCGGCTCTTTTCGACAAAGCGTTAGTCTTGACTTACGGTCCTGCGGTGGCCACGCTTTCCGAAGCGACCGCAATGGCGGTCGACGCGACCGCGGTCCTCGCCGGCACCGCCGCGCCGCAGATCGCTGCGGCCGCCGAGGGTACCTTCGACATCGGGCCCGTCGCCGCCACGGCCGAGATCGCGACCTATGCCCGGCTGGCCGCCGCCAAGGGGCCAGGCGAAAAGCCGAAGCCGCTCTATCTGCGCGGCGCCGACGCCAAGCCGCAGGCCGGGTTCATATTGCCAAGACAGCACCATGATCCCCAAAAACGGAATCCACGGGGAAAACAGTCCTGA
- a CDS encoding DUF1513 domain-containing protein translates to MRTSLIDRRDFLRAAGAGFAAAMAPRAWAETLAADAVFATAFVKRDGSFGAAVLSEAGKILHTVDLPDRGHDVTFDPVSKRSVVFARQPGTFAVVFDHAGREPPLTIASIAGRHFFGHGVFSPDGVLLYATENDFDNAAGVVGVYDAKAKFSRVGEFPTYGMGPHELLLLGDGRTLAIANGGIETHPDFGRAELNIATMKPSYTLVDRITGDLIEKHELPPALHQLSIRHMDRDQAGTVWFGCQYRGPATDRPALVGRAARGKELELLEMPQDVLSGFRNYIGSVAANPAAGTLAVTSPEGNSLAVIDAASGRIVATKSLVEVCGLAPDGASFMATTGAGEIVGGAGAARSEPDYVWDNHMLRIATAA, encoded by the coding sequence TTGAGGACCTCGCTCATCGATCGCCGCGATTTCCTGCGCGCTGCCGGAGCAGGGTTCGCCGCCGCCATGGCGCCGCGCGCCTGGGCGGAAACGCTTGCTGCTGACGCCGTCTTTGCAACGGCCTTCGTCAAGCGCGACGGCAGCTTCGGCGCCGCCGTGCTCTCCGAGGCCGGCAAGATCCTGCACACCGTCGATCTGCCCGACCGTGGCCACGACGTCACTTTCGATCCGGTATCGAAACGCTCGGTCGTCTTTGCGCGCCAGCCCGGCACCTTCGCGGTCGTCTTCGACCATGCCGGCCGCGAGCCCCCCTTGACCATCGCCAGCATCGCCGGCCGGCATTTCTTCGGCCACGGCGTGTTCTCGCCCGACGGCGTGCTGCTCTATGCCACCGAAAACGACTTTGACAACGCCGCCGGTGTCGTCGGCGTTTATGACGCGAAGGCGAAGTTCAGCCGCGTCGGCGAATTCCCGACCTACGGCATGGGGCCGCACGAATTGCTGCTGCTCGGCGACGGCCGAACGCTCGCCATTGCCAATGGCGGCATCGAAACGCATCCGGATTTCGGCCGCGCAGAGCTAAACATCGCAACGATGAAGCCGTCTTACACGCTGGTCGACCGCATCACAGGCGACCTGATCGAAAAGCATGAGCTCCCGCCGGCGCTGCACCAGCTCTCGATCCGCCACATGGACCGCGACCAGGCGGGCACCGTCTGGTTCGGCTGCCAGTATCGCGGACCGGCGACCGATCGCCCCGCGCTGGTCGGGCGCGCCGCACGCGGCAAGGAACTCGAGCTGCTGGAGATGCCGCAGGACGTGCTCTCCGGCTTCCGCAACTATATCGGTTCGGTCGCCGCCAATCCCGCCGCCGGCACGCTCGCCGTCACCTCGCCGGAGGGCAATTCGCTCGCCGTCATCGACGCCGCCAGCGGGCGGATTGTCGCGACCAAATCGCTTGTCGAGGTTTGCGGCCTGGCCCCCGACGGTGCCAGCTTCATGGCGACGACGGGCGCCGGCGAGATCGTTGGCGGTGCTGGTGCCGCGCGCTCCGAGCCTGACTATGTCTGGGACAACCACATGCTGCGCATCGCGACCGCGGCCTGA
- a CDS encoding imelysin family protein has translation MLKRLAAALALPLLLAAPASAAVKASDVIGRAIDGFVRPAYASLDDRATSLTKTMHQLCAAPSGQNLEAARSDFSATVEAWSVAEIIAFGPVKENNRLERMLYWPDRKSIGLRQVQATLAAKDPSATDPAQLAGKSVAMQGLGALEYVLFGDGAETLAKKDDPYRCAYGAAVAGNIETIAGEVRDAWNKPDGFASLWANPGPKNPLYRDGTEAVTELVGVFINELDMIRDVRLKGFLGAKPDADKPKQAIYWRSQNTATSLAGNLSGIDRLFQASRLGDALPADARWMAESIHIQLANGVATAKSVNGLIDKALADPALRGKLEHFALITSSLSTLIGTRMTAEFGLTAGFSSLDGD, from the coding sequence ATGTTGAAACGGCTGGCCGCCGCGCTTGCTCTTCCCCTGTTGCTGGCCGCGCCGGCCTCGGCGGCGGTCAAAGCCTCCGATGTCATCGGGAGGGCGATCGACGGCTTTGTCCGCCCGGCCTATGCCAGCCTCGATGACCGTGCGACGAGCCTGACCAAGACGATGCACCAGCTTTGCGCGGCACCTTCCGGGCAAAATCTCGAAGCGGCGCGCTCGGATTTTTCCGCCACGGTCGAGGCCTGGTCGGTGGCCGAGATCATCGCCTTCGGGCCGGTCAAGGAGAACAACAGGCTGGAGCGCATGCTCTATTGGCCGGACCGTAAGAGCATCGGTTTGAGACAGGTGCAGGCGACGCTCGCCGCCAAGGATCCTTCCGCCACCGATCCGGCGCAACTGGCGGGAAAGAGCGTCGCCATGCAGGGGCTCGGCGCGCTCGAATATGTGCTTTTCGGCGATGGCGCCGAGACGCTTGCCAAGAAAGATGATCCCTATCGCTGCGCCTACGGGGCGGCGGTTGCCGGCAACATCGAAACGATCGCCGGAGAGGTTCGCGACGCCTGGAACAAGCCGGACGGTTTTGCTTCGCTCTGGGCCAATCCGGGGCCGAAGAACCCGCTCTATCGCGACGGCACGGAAGCGGTGACGGAACTGGTCGGCGTCTTCATCAACGAGCTGGACATGATCCGCGACGTGCGCCTCAAAGGCTTCCTCGGCGCGAAGCCGGACGCCGACAAGCCGAAGCAGGCGATCTACTGGCGCTCGCAGAACACGGCGACTTCGCTGGCCGGAAATCTGTCCGGCATCGACCGGTTGTTCCAGGCCTCGAGACTCGGCGACGCGCTGCCCGCCGATGCACGGTGGATGGCCGAATCCATCCACATCCAGCTCGCCAACGGCGTAGCGACGGCGAAGTCCGTCAACGGACTGATCGACAAGGCGCTCGCCGATCCGGCGCTGCGCGGCAAGCTCGAGCACTTCGCGCTGATCACTTCCAGTCTTTCGACGTTGATCGGCACCAGGATGACCGCCGAGTTCGGCCTGACCGCCGGCTTTTCGTCACTGGACGGGGATTGA